The following are from one region of the Cytobacillus firmus genome:
- the cysK gene encoding cysteine synthase A, which translates to MKVVNNLADLIGDTPLVKLNKLAPENGASIYAKLEFYNPSRSVKDRAAYNMIIEAEKAGKLKPGSTIIEPTSGNTGIGLAMNAAARGYKAILVMPDTMTAERINLLKAYGAEVVLTPGDDKMPGAIKKANELAGEIPNSFVPMQFENNANPDAHRHSTAIEIIEAMKEIGKPLSAFVATAGTGGTITGTGEVLKEHYTGLEVHVVEPKGSPVLSGGKPGRHKLVGTSPGFVPEILNTDVYDEIHQIKDEEAYDTTRRMAREEGILVGPSSGAACYAAIQVAKRLKPDDVVVFIVCDTGERYLSSDLFQFE; encoded by the coding sequence ATGAAAGTTGTCAACAATCTTGCGGACTTAATTGGAGATACTCCACTTGTAAAATTAAATAAGCTGGCACCTGAAAATGGCGCAAGCATTTATGCAAAGCTTGAATTCTACAATCCAAGCCGCAGTGTAAAAGACCGCGCGGCATATAATATGATTATCGAAGCGGAGAAAGCAGGCAAATTAAAACCTGGTTCAACCATTATTGAACCGACAAGCGGGAACACCGGCATTGGGCTGGCAATGAATGCAGCAGCCCGCGGCTATAAGGCCATTCTGGTTATGCCTGATACTATGACGGCAGAGCGCATCAACCTTTTGAAAGCATATGGAGCAGAAGTTGTCCTGACCCCTGGTGATGACAAAATGCCCGGTGCTATTAAAAAGGCTAATGAACTGGCTGGGGAAATTCCAAACAGCTTTGTGCCGATGCAATTTGAAAATAACGCTAACCCTGATGCACACCGTCACTCAACTGCCATCGAAATTATTGAGGCTATGAAGGAAATCGGCAAACCATTGTCTGCCTTCGTTGCCACGGCAGGTACGGGCGGCACGATTACCGGCACAGGTGAAGTTCTGAAAGAGCATTATACGGGGTTGGAAGTGCATGTAGTGGAGCCAAAAGGCTCGCCCGTCCTATCAGGCGGAAAGCCTGGCAGGCACAAGCTTGTCGGCACAAGTCCGGGATTTGTTCCTGAAATTCTCAATACCGATGTTTATGATGAAATCCATCAAATCAAAGACGAAGAAGCATATGATACAACACGCAGAATGGCAAGAGAAGAAGGGATATTAGTCGGTCCTTCTTCAGGAGCTGCCTGCTATGCCGCCATCCAGGTTGCAAAAAGGCTAAAGCCGGACGATGTTGTCGTATTCATCGTTTGCGATACTGGAGAGAGATATCTTTCAAGCGATCTGTTTCAGTTTGAATAA
- the thpR gene encoding RNA 2',3'-cyclic phosphodiesterase translates to MSKQMNAHFFFAVKLPEETKEKLKEYMECVSLKLPFSRWVHHEDYHITLAFLGSAPEDKLQKAVRLAADSIRNEKCFRLQIYKLGVFGKQDAPRIFWCGTQQDMHLQDLRLKVYSACQEAGFELETRPFKPHITMARKWAGTGPFQQSLLDVNSPFKDGHLEFEASEVVLYQTHLDKSPKYESIAIFPLLAE, encoded by the coding sequence GTGTCTAAACAAATGAATGCTCATTTTTTCTTTGCGGTGAAATTGCCGGAAGAAACAAAGGAAAAGTTGAAGGAATATATGGAATGTGTAAGTCTCAAACTGCCTTTTAGCCGCTGGGTTCACCATGAGGATTATCATATTACATTAGCATTTCTGGGATCGGCCCCTGAAGACAAACTGCAGAAAGCTGTCAGGCTTGCAGCTGACTCGATCAGAAACGAAAAATGTTTTAGGCTGCAAATATACAAACTTGGCGTATTCGGAAAACAAGACGCGCCAAGAATTTTCTGGTGTGGAACACAGCAGGACATGCATCTTCAAGACTTAAGATTGAAGGTATATTCAGCCTGTCAGGAAGCGGGATTTGAGCTGGAGACAAGACCGTTTAAGCCACATATCACCATGGCAAGAAAATGGGCCGGCACTGGTCCATTTCAGCAAAGTCTGCTCGATGTTAACAGTCCATTTAAAGACGGGCACCTTGAGTTTGAGGCTTCAGAAGTTGTTCTATATCAAACTCATCTGGATAAATCGCCGAAATATGAAAGCATTGCCATCTTTCCGCTATTGGCGGAATAA
- a CDS encoding nuclease-related domain-containing protein: protein MGQLIKLQDYVSRYQQDIFVYPSRFVRLKKQQWDKWHKAWESNESFTPQSVQHDTAGTADWSGEEKEPLVEKLKGLLKRGRNEEYEQYDPIENKVKKEEDVLEFEASFAVRPETIENLKHQFLDQLYRFQMKWATSTLTEKSFPDKHYYYDEKLKYFLQRYPDTYLVMYNPIFLLKRAPVETEIIVIGPTEVWCISFLEQEDSAVFTGSKDRFWTKKGKGEEKKVLNPLLALNRTEKIIRKIFEIHSIELPVKKAVLTRNGYIDYPAAPADVQLVEKRTYDQWFQAMRSQRSPLKHAQLKGAQALLQYCQTASVKRLEWENRNES, encoded by the coding sequence ATGGGACAGTTAATTAAATTGCAGGATTATGTATCACGTTACCAGCAGGACATTTTTGTTTATCCTTCCCGTTTTGTCAGGCTGAAAAAACAGCAGTGGGATAAATGGCATAAAGCGTGGGAATCAAATGAATCCTTTACCCCGCAATCCGTGCAGCATGATACTGCGGGCACAGCGGACTGGTCCGGTGAAGAAAAAGAGCCGCTGGTGGAAAAACTAAAGGGGTTATTAAAAAGGGGCAGGAATGAAGAATATGAGCAATATGATCCTATCGAAAATAAAGTGAAAAAGGAGGAAGATGTGCTTGAATTTGAAGCCTCCTTTGCTGTACGTCCAGAAACAATTGAGAATCTAAAACACCAGTTTCTGGACCAGCTTTACCGGTTCCAGATGAAATGGGCAACCTCCACACTAACGGAAAAATCATTTCCCGATAAGCACTACTATTATGATGAAAAGCTGAAGTATTTTCTGCAGAGATATCCGGATACGTATCTTGTCATGTATAATCCGATCTTTTTATTGAAAAGGGCTCCGGTTGAAACAGAAATTATTGTCATAGGACCGACAGAGGTATGGTGCATCAGCTTTTTGGAGCAGGAGGATTCGGCGGTATTCACAGGTTCAAAGGATAGATTCTGGACAAAAAAGGGAAAAGGGGAAGAAAAAAAAGTTCTGAATCCGCTGCTTGCATTAAATAGAACAGAAAAAATTATCCGAAAAATATTTGAAATTCATTCTATTGAATTGCCGGTTAAAAAAGCTGTACTTACGCGAAATGGCTATATTGATTATCCTGCAGCACCGGCAGATGTGCAGCTGGTCGAGAAAAGGACCTATGATCAATGGTTTCAGGCAATGAGAAGTCAGCGTTCTCCCCTCAAGCATGCTCAATTAAAAGGAGCACAGGCATTGCTTCAATATTGTCAGACTGCATCAGTCAAAAGACTGGAGTGGGAGAATCGGAATGAATCCTGA
- a CDS encoding diacylglycerol/lipid kinase family protein, protein MNPETFHGDKPLMFIINPQAKNGYCLKVWGKVEQMLKEKNISYSAVRTEYRGHARELAKIYIEQAGGQRLYLVAVGGDGTVHEVMNGAAGHQNVTVGFIPGGSGNDFSRGFDIPKDPGESLTAILKGISHSVKADIGMIRHTDGKTTYFINNMGAGFDALISRKVNNSKIKGILNQLSLGKFVYALFLIKELFFYKCSDLEIIIDEKKHQIRSAWFITISNQPFYGGGMKISPDANPFDGILNVTVVHNISRIKLLFVFASVFKGRHIGFKEVAILQGKNISIRSSHPIPAHADGEVLDSTPISASVCPEFISIIKGYVKG, encoded by the coding sequence ATGAATCCTGAAACGTTCCACGGGGATAAACCACTTATGTTCATTATTAATCCGCAGGCGAAAAATGGCTATTGCCTTAAAGTCTGGGGAAAGGTTGAGCAGATGCTGAAAGAGAAAAATATCTCGTACTCCGCAGTTAGGACAGAATACCGCGGCCATGCCAGGGAATTGGCAAAGATTTATATAGAACAGGCAGGCGGACAAAGATTGTATCTTGTTGCTGTGGGCGGAGACGGAACGGTTCATGAAGTAATGAATGGCGCGGCGGGTCATCAGAATGTGACTGTCGGGTTTATTCCAGGAGGGTCCGGGAACGACTTCTCGCGGGGCTTTGATATCCCTAAAGACCCTGGGGAATCTTTAACCGCAATACTTAAGGGAATTAGTCATTCTGTGAAGGCCGATATCGGAATGATTAGACACACAGATGGGAAAACAACATATTTTATTAATAATATGGGTGCAGGATTTGATGCACTGATTTCCCGGAAAGTAAACAATTCAAAGATCAAGGGTATCCTGAATCAGCTTTCTCTGGGCAAATTTGTATACGCTCTCTTTCTTATAAAAGAGCTGTTTTTCTATAAATGCTCTGATCTTGAAATCATCATTGACGAAAAAAAACATCAAATAAGGTCAGCCTGGTTTATCACTATTTCCAATCAGCCATTCTACGGAGGCGGTATGAAGATTTCTCCGGATGCAAACCCTTTTGATGGAATTCTAAATGTTACGGTAGTCCACAATATATCCAGGATTAAACTTTTGTTTGTATTTGCCTCTGTCTTCAAGGGGAGACATATAGGATTTAAAGAAGTCGCAATCCTGCAGGGCAAAAATATCAGCATTCGTTCTTCACACCCCATCCCTGCCCACGCAGATGGCGAGGTTCTGGACAGCACACCGATTTCAGCATCTGTTTGCCCGGAATTCATTTCAATAATTAAAGGATATGTTAAAGGATAG
- a CDS encoding YtzH-like family protein encodes MPLGHQDQLNLLKDILSNHQTDCCGSISECEQLERLVKSLMINGNINQNVKTVLEEIYEYSQHGINSSQLDTHIESHQNDLSQWVQDIDQFS; translated from the coding sequence ATGCCGCTTGGACACCAGGATCAATTAAATTTATTAAAAGATATTTTAAGCAATCATCAGACAGATTGCTGTGGCTCTATTTCAGAATGTGAACAATTGGAACGCCTCGTTAAGTCATTAATGATCAACGGAAACATTAATCAAAACGTAAAAACAGTATTAGAAGAAATTTATGAATACAGTCAGCATGGAATCAATTCTTCCCAGTTGGATACCCACATTGAATCCCATCAGAATGATTTATCACAATGGGTACAGGATATTGATCAATTTTCGTAA
- the trmB gene encoding tRNA (guanosine(46)-N7)-methyltransferase TrmB, translated as MRQRNKPWAKDKLADYPQYVISEPEKNKGKWNEAFDKDQPLHIEIGTGKGRFLTGMAKANPDINYIGIELAESVIVTALDRIIEEELSNIKLLNVNANDLRDFFEKDEVNRVYLNFSDPWPKKRHAKRRLTYRSFLEIYEDILVDKGEIHFKTDNQGLFESSLMSFSDYGMLLTFVSLDLHNSDYEGNIMTEYEEKFSSRGSRIFRCEVQYR; from the coding sequence ATGCGACAGCGAAATAAACCTTGGGCAAAGGATAAGTTGGCCGACTATCCTCAATACGTAATTTCAGAACCTGAAAAGAATAAAGGAAAATGGAATGAAGCATTTGATAAAGATCAGCCCCTTCATATAGAAATTGGGACAGGCAAAGGCCGCTTCCTAACTGGTATGGCGAAAGCAAACCCGGATATTAACTATATTGGAATCGAGCTGGCTGAGAGCGTTATTGTCACCGCACTGGATCGGATCATTGAGGAGGAGCTTTCAAATATAAAGCTTTTGAATGTAAACGCAAATGATCTTCGTGATTTCTTTGAAAAAGACGAAGTCAATCGTGTCTACCTCAATTTTTCAGATCCATGGCCTAAGAAGCGTCATGCAAAACGCAGGCTGACTTATAGAAGCTTCCTGGAAATTTATGAAGATATTCTTGTGGATAAGGGAGAAATCCACTTTAAGACTGATAACCAGGGACTGTTTGAATCTTCTCTTATGAGTTTTTCCGATTATGGCATGCTGCTGACATTTGTCAGCCTCGACCTTCACAATAGTGATTATGAAGGAAACATCATGACCGAATATGAAGAAAAGTTCTCATCAAGGGGAAGCCGTATATTCCGGTGTGAAGTGCAATACAGATAA
- a CDS encoding IS1182 family transposase → MYREYNTNQLVLPFDLQVRIPQQHLARLIDFAVDQMNPTIFSSLYPGGGSPPYHPQMMLKIILYAYSNRIYSSLQIAKQLTENIIFMWLSGEQQPNFRTINRFRSERMKDVIYETFFSIVDLLREEGYVKLEDYFLDGTKIEANANKYTFVWRKSTEKYDRKLDEKFKQLSLQIEQVTEEDEEAEQELDLMEKLEESPISSEKIAETVKNLEKRLEKEPKNKTLKKVKNQLEKDLLPRKQKYEQQKSIFEGRNSYSKTDQDATFMRMKEDHMKNGQLKPGYNVQIGTENQFVVGFSLHQRAGDPGCLIPHMEVLDKYNRPKPKSIIADSGYGSEENYAYCEKEEIEAYIKYNTFDKESKRKWKEQVGRIENMDYDAELDEWICKNGKRLTFQYESKRKSDNGYESIKRTYHCTQCQGCPFQITCAKDKDTKTVQVSIENQKQREEVRKRLASEEGARKYGNRKTDVEPVFGQIKHNRKFSRFSLRGLSKNSTDWGLICVAHNLKKWDERRKNMIKLETY, encoded by the coding sequence ATGTATAGAGAGTATAACACGAATCAACTAGTTCTTCCATTTGACCTTCAAGTACGTATCCCCCAACAACATCTTGCCCGTTTGATCGACTTCGCAGTCGATCAGATGAATCCTACTATCTTTTCATCTTTATATCCAGGAGGCGGTAGTCCTCCTTACCACCCTCAGATGATGTTGAAAATTATTCTTTATGCTTACTCAAACCGCATTTATTCTTCCCTTCAAATCGCTAAACAGCTAACAGAAAACATTATTTTCATGTGGCTTTCAGGTGAACAGCAGCCCAATTTCCGCACTATTAATCGGTTCCGATCTGAACGAATGAAAGATGTCATTTATGAAACCTTCTTTTCCATTGTCGACCTCTTGCGGGAAGAAGGCTATGTAAAACTAGAGGATTACTTTCTGGATGGCACCAAAATAGAAGCTAATGCGAATAAGTATACCTTCGTCTGGCGAAAATCGACTGAGAAATATGATCGGAAATTGGATGAGAAATTTAAACAGCTTAGCCTTCAGATTGAGCAGGTTACAGAGGAAGACGAAGAGGCAGAACAGGAATTAGATCTAATGGAGAAGTTAGAAGAGTCTCCGATTTCTTCAGAAAAAATAGCTGAAACGGTAAAAAATTTGGAGAAACGTTTAGAAAAGGAACCGAAAAATAAGACCTTAAAAAAAGTAAAGAACCAATTGGAAAAAGACCTTCTGCCAAGAAAACAAAAATATGAACAGCAAAAATCGATCTTTGAGGGGAGAAATAGCTACTCTAAAACAGATCAGGACGCTACTTTCATGCGGATGAAAGAGGATCATATGAAAAACGGCCAGTTGAAACCTGGCTACAACGTGCAAATCGGGACAGAAAACCAGTTCGTTGTTGGTTTTAGCCTGCATCAGCGTGCTGGTGATCCAGGTTGCCTTATTCCTCATATGGAGGTACTGGATAAATATAACCGTCCCAAGCCCAAGTCAATAATTGCCGACTCTGGATATGGGAGTGAAGAAAATTATGCTTATTGTGAAAAAGAAGAAATCGAAGCCTACATTAAATACAATACATTTGATAAAGAAAGCAAGAGGAAATGGAAAGAACAAGTCGGAAGAATAGAAAACATGGATTATGATGCGGAGTTGGATGAATGGATTTGTAAGAACGGCAAGCGCCTGACTTTCCAATATGAGTCTAAAAGAAAATCAGATAATGGATATGAATCAATTAAAAGAACGTATCACTGTACCCAGTGTCAAGGCTGTCCGTTTCAAATAACCTGTGCTAAAGATAAAGACACAAAGACCGTTCAGGTCTCCATCGAAAATCAAAAGCAGCGAGAGGAAGTCAGGAAGAGACTTGCCTCAGAAGAGGGTGCTCGAAAGTACGGAAATCGAAAAACTGATGTCGAGCCAGTCTTTGGACAGATTAAACACAACCGAAAATTTAGCCGTTTTTCTCTAAGAGGCCTATCAAAAAACAGCACGGATTGGGGTCTTATTTGTGTTGCCCATAACTTAAAAAAGTGGGATGAACGGAGAAAAAACATGATAAAATTGGAAACATATTAG
- a CDS encoding YtnP family quorum-quenching lactonase — translation METLELKNIKISWLRGGVTYLDGGAMFGVVPKPLWSKRYPCNERNQIELRTDPILIQFDGKNILVETGLGNGKLNEKQKRNFGALEESFVEQDLAKHGLSPGDIEYILMTHLHFDHACGLTKPEEGKFSSVFPNARIIASRVEWEEMRNPNIRSRNTYWKENWESIQDQVEVFDGEWTIGPIKMVHTGGHSDGHSILVIEDEDETVIHMADIMPTHAHANVLWVLAYDDYPMDSISAKEKWMEYGMKRNAWFTFYHDAFYRAVKWDEAGNMLEKVEKEKS, via the coding sequence ATGGAAACATTGGAGTTAAAGAACATAAAGATATCCTGGCTTCGCGGCGGTGTCACATATCTTGACGGTGGAGCCATGTTTGGTGTAGTTCCGAAGCCTTTGTGGTCAAAAAGATATCCATGCAATGAAAGAAATCAGATCGAGCTGAGAACAGATCCCATTCTTATTCAATTTGACGGCAAGAATATTTTAGTCGAAACAGGTCTGGGAAACGGGAAACTGAATGAAAAACAGAAGAGGAATTTCGGAGCGCTTGAAGAGTCGTTTGTTGAACAGGATTTAGCTAAGCACGGTTTGTCCCCTGGAGATATCGAATATATCCTTATGACGCATCTTCATTTTGATCATGCCTGCGGACTGACAAAACCGGAAGAAGGAAAATTCTCGTCTGTATTTCCGAATGCCAGAATCATCGCATCACGGGTTGAATGGGAGGAAATGAGAAATCCTAATATCCGCTCCAGAAATACATATTGGAAAGAAAACTGGGAGTCCATTCAGGATCAGGTGGAAGTGTTTGATGGAGAGTGGACAATCGGCCCTATTAAAATGGTGCATACAGGCGGCCATAGTGACGGACATTCCATCCTGGTTATAGAAGATGAAGACGAGACCGTTATTCATATGGCTGATATAATGCCAACACATGCCCATGCAAATGTTTTATGGGTCCTCGCTTATGATGACTACCCGATGGATTCCATCAGCGCCAAGGAAAAATGGATGGAATACGGCATGAAAAGAAATGCTTGGTTCACTTTTTACCACGATGCTTTTTACAGGGCAGTCAAGTGGGATGAAGCAGGAAATATGCTTGAAAAAGTGGAAAAGGAAAAAAGCTAA
- a CDS encoding PepSY domain-containing protein, protein MNWKSFMLGVGVGLASGYAARELLSQKTAVSPERALANAKDAFKQDGPISGSWIQMKAEPYEKGHLKYQVYKGGISRFSGEEAEQYEFIADAETGTILDVFPLH, encoded by the coding sequence ATGAATTGGAAATCTTTTATGTTAGGTGTAGGAGTTGGTTTGGCAAGCGGATACGCAGCAAGGGAATTGCTTTCGCAAAAAACTGCTGTTTCCCCTGAAAGAGCTTTAGCTAATGCAAAGGATGCTTTTAAACAGGATGGTCCGATAAGCGGATCATGGATTCAAATGAAAGCTGAACCTTATGAAAAGGGCCATTTAAAATATCAGGTTTATAAGGGCGGCATCTCAAGATTTTCCGGTGAGGAAGCCGAGCAGTATGAGTTCATTGCCGATGCGGAGACTGGAACCATTTTGGACGTCTTCCCGCTGCATTAA
- a CDS encoding M42 family metallopeptidase produces the protein MNENTLQLFKTLTELPGAPGNEHLVRKFMREQISQYTDEVVQDKLGGIFGVKRGDESGPTVMVAGHMDEVGFMVTSITDNGMIRFQTLGGWWSQVLLAQRVQIITDHGPVTGVIGSIPPHLLDEAKRSKPMEIKNMLIDIGADDREDAKRIGIKPGQQILPICPFTPMANEKKILAKAWDNRYGCGLAVELLEQVQNEALPNILFSGATVQEEVGLRGAQTAANMINPDIFFALDASPANDMTGDKNEFGHLGKGALLRILDRSMVTHRGMREFVLDTAETNNIPYQYFVSQGGTDAGKVHVSNEGVPSAVIGICSRYIHTHASIVHVDDYAAAKELLVKLVKSCDRSTVETIRQNS, from the coding sequence ATGAACGAAAATACTTTGCAGCTTTTTAAAACATTGACAGAGTTGCCGGGGGCACCTGGAAACGAGCATTTAGTCCGGAAATTCATGCGTGAACAAATCAGCCAATATACAGATGAAGTTGTCCAGGATAAGCTGGGAGGCATCTTCGGAGTTAAAAGAGGCGATGAAAGCGGTCCGACTGTAATGGTAGCAGGACATATGGATGAAGTGGGATTCATGGTCACCAGCATTACAGATAATGGAATGATCCGTTTTCAGACACTTGGAGGCTGGTGGAGCCAGGTTTTACTTGCACAAAGAGTACAAATTATTACAGATCATGGACCTGTGACAGGAGTTATCGGTTCCATTCCTCCGCATCTTTTAGACGAAGCCAAGCGCTCAAAACCGATGGAAATAAAGAATATGCTGATTGACATTGGGGCGGATGACCGTGAAGATGCCAAAAGAATAGGCATTAAGCCAGGGCAGCAAATTTTGCCGATCTGTCCATTCACACCAATGGCAAATGAAAAGAAAATTTTGGCGAAAGCCTGGGATAACCGTTACGGATGCGGCTTGGCTGTGGAGCTTTTAGAGCAAGTCCAGAATGAAGCTCTTCCCAATATCCTTTTTTCAGGAGCAACAGTTCAGGAAGAGGTTGGCTTAAGAGGTGCACAGACAGCAGCGAATATGATCAATCCTGATATTTTCTTTGCGCTGGATGCGAGCCCTGCCAACGATATGACAGGGGATAAAAACGAGTTCGGGCACTTAGGCAAGGGAGCTTTGCTTCGGATACTGGACCGTTCAATGGTAACACACCGGGGCATGAGGGAATTTGTACTGGATACAGCCGAAACGAATAACATCCCATATCAGTATTTCGTCTCACAGGGCGGAACAGACGCCGGAAAAGTTCATGTATCAAACGAAGGTGTTCCCAGCGCAGTAATCGGCATCTGCTCCCGCTATATTCACACACATGCATCTATCGTGCATGTCGACGATTATGCAGCGGCAAAAGAATTGCTTGTTAAACTTGTAAAGTCTTGTGACCGTTCAACAGTAGAGACAATTCGTCAAAACAGTTAA
- a CDS encoding DUF84 family protein, with protein MKIIIGSKNPAKISAVQAAFSDYEADIMSEDVPSGVNDQPFSDEETIKGAINRAFGALEISGGQIGIGLEGGVQKTEYGLFLCNWGALAEKEKPPIIAGGARIPLPEAVAKRLSAGEELGPVMDDYAQIENVRKNEGAVGIFTNGQIDRAAMFSHVMKLLIGQYEYRKRG; from the coding sequence ATGAAAATCATCATTGGTTCAAAAAATCCTGCAAAGATTTCGGCAGTACAGGCGGCCTTTAGTGATTATGAAGCAGACATTATGTCCGAAGATGTGCCCTCGGGAGTGAATGATCAGCCGTTTTCGGATGAAGAAACCATTAAAGGGGCCATTAACAGAGCTTTTGGAGCACTTGAGATATCCGGAGGTCAAATCGGCATTGGGTTAGAGGGAGGTGTGCAAAAAACAGAATATGGGCTTTTTCTCTGTAACTGGGGGGCTCTGGCGGAAAAAGAAAAGCCTCCGATTATTGCAGGCGGAGCAAGGATTCCTCTTCCTGAAGCTGTTGCAAAAAGGCTATCAGCTGGCGAAGAACTGGGCCCTGTCATGGATGATTATGCACAAATAGAAAACGTCCGTAAAAATGAAGGAGCAGTTGGAATTTTTACAAATGGGCAGATTGACCGTGCTGCCATGTTCTCGCATGTCATGAAGCTTCTTATCGGGCAATATGAATATAGAAAAAGGGGATAG
- a CDS encoding IS3 family transposase (programmed frameshift), giving the protein MSKNIYNEFQIKELEKNPNVLCASERSISYSPEFKLKAVTDYKNGKAPSQIFIEQGFDLDMIGKKQPQRCLKRWRDSYERFGKEGFLTERRGKGSTGRPSLKQLSVEEKLKKAEARIKFLEAENGLLKKAGRVRKAGVEEETILTAAEKFSLIEKTIRIHQLNKVVSYLCELAGVSRSGYYDWLKAAPLRAQRDDQDELDIELIREIFISKREKVGALQIKMVMENEYSAVMNHKKIRRLMAKYNLVAKIRKANPYRKMAKATQEHRTCPNLLDREFNQEVPGKVLLTDITYLYYGKGQKAYLSCVKDGATKEIFAYYLSTSLEMDIVYKTLKKLKTAVGNHFHPEAILHSDQGMHYTHPLFQSKVKRLGLTQSMSRKGNCWDNAPMESFFGHFKDLSEYKSLDNIKDVKKEVDRVIEEYNHHRYQWGLNKMTPAQYRGHLLAA; this is encoded by the exons ATGAGTAAGAATATTTATAATGAATTTCAAATTAAAGAGCTTGAAAAGAATCCTAATGTTTTATGCGCTTCTGAAAGGTCAATCTCCTATAGTCCTGAGTTTAAGCTAAAAGCAGTTACGGATTATAAAAATGGAAAAGCACCGTCGCAAATCTTTATTGAACAGGGCTTCGACCTGGACATGATCGGTAAGAAACAACCCCAGCGTTGTCTTAAACGTTGGAGGGATTCATATGAAAGGTTTGGAAAGGAAGGTTTCCTTACGGAACGTAGAGGCAAAGGGAGTACCGGGCGTCCTTCTTTAAAGCAACTTTCCGTAGAAGAGAAATTAAAAAAAGCTGAAGCAAGAATTAAATTCCTTGAGGCAGAGAATG GACTTCTTAAAAAAGCTGGAAGAGTTAGAAAGGCAGGCGTTGAAGAAGAAACGATATTAACGGCAGCTGAGAAGTTTTCGCTGATCGAGAAAACAATCAGAATTCATCAGTTAAATAAAGTTGTTTCCTACCTGTGTGAACTGGCAGGTGTCAGTCGAAGTGGCTACTATGATTGGTTGAAGGCTGCACCATTGCGGGCACAACGTGACGATCAGGATGAATTGGACATAGAGTTAATCCGAGAAATTTTCATAAGCAAAAGAGAAAAAGTAGGTGCCCTCCAGATTAAAATGGTTATGGAGAATGAGTATTCAGCTGTAATGAACCACAAGAAGATTAGACGTTTAATGGCAAAATATAATCTTGTAGCTAAGATAAGGAAAGCCAATCCATATCGTAAGATGGCTAAGGCAACTCAGGAACATCGAACCTGCCCTAACCTTCTTGACCGTGAATTCAATCAGGAAGTGCCAGGAAAAGTTCTGCTTACTGATATTACTTATCTTTATTATGGAAAGGGCCAAAAAGCATATTTATCCTGCGTAAAGGACGGAGCTACAAAAGAAATTTTTGCCTACTACCTTTCCACGTCTTTAGAGATGGATATTGTTTATAAAACGTTAAAAAAGTTAAAGACAGCTGTTGGCAACCACTTTCATCCAGAGGCCATATTGCATTCTGACCAAGGAATGCACTACACGCATCCTCTATTCCAAAGCAAAGTAAAAAGGCTTGGCCTAACTCAGTCAATGTCCCGAAAGGGAAACTGTTGGGATAACGCACCAATGGAAAGTTTCTTTGGACATTTTAAAGACTTATCAGAGTATAAATCACTTGATAATATAAAGGATGTAAAGAAAGAAGTAGATCGTGTAATCGAAGAATATAATCATCATCGTTATCAATGGGGCTTAAATAAAATGACCCCGGCACAATACCGGGGTCACTTATTAGCTGCATAG
- a CDS encoding YtoQ family protein, translating into MEINVYLAGEIHSNWRNEIKEKAKLLQLPVHFTGPMENHDRSDMIGEEILGTQPDAILRDEAASGINNLRTQLLMQKSDLVIALFGEKYKQWNTAMDASAAAALGKPLILIRPKELHHPLKELSSKANVTVETVSQALKVLSYIFETE; encoded by the coding sequence ATGGAAATAAACGTCTATTTAGCAGGTGAAATACATTCCAATTGGCGCAATGAAATAAAGGAAAAAGCAAAATTATTACAGCTGCCTGTTCATTTTACAGGTCCAATGGAAAATCATGACCGTTCTGACATGATTGGAGAGGAAATTCTCGGGACGCAGCCGGATGCCATACTTCGGGATGAAGCTGCTTCAGGCATTAATAACTTAAGAACACAGCTTCTAATGCAAAAATCAGATCTGGTGATTGCATTATTTGGTGAGAAGTACAAGCAATGGAACACCGCCATGGATGCAAGCGCAGCTGCCGCACTTGGAAAGCCGCTGATCCTTATCCGTCCAAAGGAACTTCACCACCCTCTAAAAGAGCTTTCAAGCAAAGCAAATGTTACTGTTGAAACTGTCAGCCAGGCATTGAAAGTTTTGTCGTACATCTTTGAAACCGAATAA